A genomic region of Aphis gossypii isolate Hap1 unplaced genomic scaffold, ASM2018417v2 Contig00458, whole genome shotgun sequence contains the following coding sequences:
- the LOC114130689 gene encoding uncharacterized protein LOC114130689: MALLTKGKLFGDVQCYMYSVEWQKRGLPHVLILLWLQNRISSNIIDNVISAEIPDPEQDPLLYDIVKSNMIHGPCGSLNPNAPCMKENTCSKRYPRKLCLQTQTGDNGYPEYKRRSTNNGGFTVRIKGLDLDNHWVVPYNPVLLRTFNCHINVEMCHSVKCIKYICKYVNKGSDQAAFTIENQKDEITMYESGRYINSAEAVWRILSLSIERYPTVFHLAVHLENGQRVYFTPNNLAEKLNNPTKTTLLAFFELCKTDVFAKTLLYSEVPSYFVFKNNKFQRRKQGRNVDDWPTVKKDDALGRVYTIHPHNTECYYLRMLLHEIRGPTSFSDLKTVNGILHNTFLSACNVLGLLEDDNHWNNTLNEAFLSDSPSKLRELFTVMLVFCQLSDPLTLWDTHKNNLSEDIIRQMDADQEDEAHNKCLIQIEDAVLTVGGQSISNYGLPQPTRTENNFKNIIYQREINYDLNTLTKVVLSNEALLTNEQYNVYSRIMHSIKYDTGNIFFLSAPAGTGKTFLINLLLTKVRSNRNIALAVASSGIAATLLQGGRTAHSAFKLPIDLINIETPMCNIPKQSNITKVLRDCKFIVWDESTMAHKRCFEALDRSLKDIRNKNEVMGGATVLLTGDFRQTLPVIPRGSRADEVKACIKASYLWPLIEQLSLKKNMRVRLGGDVTAGKFSELLLKIGNGDFPELDGKLVITKDLGLVVTPLQELIVQIYPDIADIKNKSMDWLCERAILTPKNDRAAVINEIILKSLKGTEMEYKSIDMVLKTDDAVHYPVEFLNALNPPGFPAHELVLKVGAQIMLLRNLHPPKLCNGTRLYTYCRSTQT, translated from the coding sequence ATGGCACTCTTGACTAAAGGAAAATTATTTGGTGACGTACAGTGCTATATGTATTCTGTGGAGTGGCAAAAGCGAGGATTGCCTCACGTTCTTATCTTACTGTGGCTACAAAATCGAATTTCATCAAACATAATTGATAATGTCATCAGTGCCGAAATACCAGACCCCGAGCAAGATCCTCTTTTATATGACATCGTCAAAAGTAACATGATTCATGGTCCCTGCGGCAGCTTAAATCCTAATGCTCCTTGCATGAAAGAAAATACATGCAGTAAAAGATACCCTAGAAAACTTTGCCTACAAACACAGACAGGAGACAATGGATACCCAGAGTACAAGAGGAGGTCTACAAATAACGGTGGCTTTACTGTAAGAATTAAAGGACTTGATTTAGACAACCATTGGGTTGTGCCTTACAACCCAGTCTTATTACGTACTTTCAATTGTCACATCAATGTAGAGATGTGTCATTCTGTTAAGTGTATTAAGTACATCTGTAAGTATGTAAACAAGGGCAGTGACCAAGCAGCGTTTACGATAGAAAACCAGAAGGATGAGATTACAATGTACGAAAGTGGTAGGTATATCAACAGTGCCGAAGCAGTATGgagaatattatcattgtccATTGAACGATATCCTACGGTTTTTCATCTAGCCGTCCACCTTGAGAATGGTCAGCGAGTATACTTCACCCCTAATAACTTGGCAGAGAAGCTCAATAATCCTACTAAGACTACGCTTTTAgcattttttgagttatgcAAAACTGACGTTTTCGCAAAAACCCTCCTTTATTCGGAAGTGCCTTCTTACTttgtatttaagaataataagttTCAAAGAAGGAAGCAGGGAAGGAATGTAGATGACTGGCCGACCGTAAAGAAGGACGATGCATTAGGAAGAGTGTATACTATCCATCCACACAATACTGAATGCTACTATCTTCGTATGCTTCTTCATGAAATTAGAGGACCAACATCTTTTTCAGACCTAAAGACTGTTAATGGTATCCTCCATAATACATTCCTATCTGCCTGTAATGTGTTAGGTTTGCTTGAAGATGATAATCACTGGAACAATACGTTAAATGAAGCTTTTTTGAGTGATTCTCCTTCCAAGCTGCGGGAACTATTTACAGTAATGTTAGTATTTTGTCAACTATCGGATCCCTTAACTCTTTGGgatacacataaaaacaatcTTTCAGAGGATATTATCCGACAAATGGATGCTGACCAAGAAGATGAGGCTCACAACAAATGTTTGATACAAATTGAAGATGCAGTGCTTACTGTAGGAGGTCAGAGTATATCAAATTATGGGCTACCTCAACCAACAAGGAcagaaaataactttaaaaacataatctaTCAGAGAGAGATAAACTACGACCTGAATACCTTAACAAAGGTAGTATTGAGCAACGAGGCCTTACTGACGAACGAGCAATACAATGTCTATAGTCGGATAATGCACAGCATTAAATATGATActggaaacatttttttcttaagtgCTCCTGCAGGAACAGGAAAAACTTTTCTTATAAACTTGCTTTTGACAAAAGTAAGGAGCAATCGTAATATTGCTTTGGCTGTTGCATCTTCTGGCATTGCTGCTACGCTTTTGCAGGGGGGGAGGACGGCCCACTCAGCATTCAAACTTCCCATCGATCTCATTAACATAGAAACGCCAATGTGTAATATACCAAAACAAAGTAATATAACCAAAGTGCTTCGCGATTGTAAGTTTATTGTTTGGGATGAAAGCACTATGGCGCATAAAAGATGTTTTGAGGCACTTGATAGATCTCTTAAagatataagaaataaaaatgaagtgATGGGAGGAGCAACTGTTCTTTTAACTGGAGACTTTAGGCAAACTCTACCAGTTATACCAAGAGGAAGTCGAGCAGATGAAGTTAAGGCTTGCATAAAAGCTTCTTATTTATGGCCGTTAATAGAACAACTTTCTCTCAAAAAGAATATGAGGGTCCGCCTGGGAGGTGATGTCACAGCTGGAAAATTCTCTGAACTTCTACTCAAAATAGGAAATGGAGATTTTCCCGAGTTAGATGGGAAGTTGGTTATCACTAAGGATTTAGGTTTAGTAGTGACACCACTACAAGAacttatagttcaaatttatcCTGATATTGccgatataaaaaacaaatcgaTGGATTGGTTATGTGAGCGCGCTATTTTGACCCCTAAAAATGACAGGGCAGCTgtgattaatgaaattattcttaaatcaTTAAAGGGAACAGAAATGGAGTATAAGTCTATAGACATGGTACTGAAGACAGATGACGCAGTTCACTATCCTGTGGAGTTCCTCAACGCACTTAATCCCCCTGGCTTTCCAGCACATGAGTTAGTCCTTAAAGTAGGAGCTCAAATTATGCTGTTGCGAAATCTCCACCCACCCAAACTCTGCAATGGTACTCGACTATACACATATTGTCGTTCAACTCaaacataa
- the LOC126554280 gene encoding uncharacterized protein LOC126554280 produces MSNNSTPSFGGYEYRRILEEIPVEDDAQIMIEHDENGYGAITASEDSGYSTHRESQIGIWYHAFSPIHSPATPLLPRPSQDPFRSLSPIPSEPSSPDMFAETTPRPIVLRVRNDLFPDGSDDGYDIQLIELMNTYENNWGEDGNDEEMNRHMDAYEGSKKTIVK; encoded by the exons ATGTCTAATAATTCAACACCAAGTTTTGGCGGCTATGAATATAGAAGGATTCTAGAGGAGATACCAGTCGAAGATGATGCTCAAATAATGATCGAACACGACGAAAACGGATATGGGGCCata actgCATCCGAAGATAGTGGGTACTCCACTCACCGAGAGTCGCAGATAGGTATTTGGTATCATGCGTTTTCACCAATTCATTCACCTGCAACACCATTACTACCACGGCCATCTCAGGACCCTTTTCGATCTTTGTCGCCGATTCCGTCCGAACCATCCTCACCCGACATGTTCGCGGAGACAACGCCTAGACCGATTGTGCTTAGAGTGAGAAACGATTTGTTCCCGGATGGATCCGATGACGGGTATGACATACAGTTGATTGAACTCATGAATACGTACGAGAATAATTGGGGCGAAGACGGTAATGATGAAGAGATGAATCGTCATATGGATGCATATGAAGGttcaaaaaaaacaattgtaaaataa
- the LOC126554277 gene encoding uncharacterized protein LOC126554277, whose amino-acid sequence MCRIHEDNRLPTPTGFTTANENIFLNGEINENNVTPRINTPLREVYRLLLQARISGEGVREWTFRVRSMSLQINIEFRVLAMLLREYHYDRSIPEDTSIIQITFHELLNSQSRIRRHTQYYIIMQLVYGLRRIETIDSERIRENMSVDWTLNALTILTYLDFDFDTARFILQRIRNLA is encoded by the exons atgtgtcGTATTCACGAAGATAACCGTTTACCAACACCTACTGGATTTACTACAGCAAACGAGAACATTTTCCTCAATgg tgagataaacgaaaataatgtTACTCCCCGCATAAATACCCCTTTGAGAGAGGTCTACCGTTTGTTACTACAAGCGCGTATATCTGGTGAGGGGGTAAGGGAATGGACTTTCCGAGTTAGATCGATGTCTCTGCAaattaacattgaattcaGAGTATTAGCCATGTTGTTGCGTGAATATCATTATGATCGTTCGATTCCAGAAGATACAAGCATA ATACAGATTACGTTTCATGAATTATTGAATTCCCAAAGTAGGATCCGTCgccatacacaatattatataatcatgcAGCTAGTGTATGGTCTTCGAAGAATTGAGACTATAGACTCCGAACGCATAAGGGAGAACATGAGCGTAGATTGGACGTTGAATGCGTTAAcgatattaacatatttagattttgattttgacaCAGCTAGATTTATACTACAAAGAATAAGAAATTtagcttaa